The following proteins come from a genomic window of Paenibacillus spongiae:
- a CDS encoding phage adaptor protein, whose product MQLKEIVSQVNGDVEEEYDAATIVGWVNRALDDLTPIAKMEAYISYSIDSANSYPLPADYHNDAMLLVNDYQWNERPLSDRKSTGYRKWAGKLSLQGSVPSSGTIDLYFYRRLKHLSTDKMEAEPEIEPEYHDLLIHYAAGMIQFTEEEYDRPDAMGKYNQRKEEYAAYKISQLPPSFIRMEYP is encoded by the coding sequence GTGCAATTGAAAGAAATCGTCTCTCAGGTGAACGGGGATGTAGAAGAAGAGTACGACGCGGCTACTATCGTCGGATGGGTGAATCGAGCTCTCGATGATCTGACGCCGATCGCCAAAATGGAGGCTTACATCTCATATTCCATTGATAGCGCCAATAGCTACCCTTTACCGGCCGACTATCACAATGACGCCATGCTGCTGGTGAACGATTACCAGTGGAATGAGAGGCCATTATCTGACCGGAAGAGCACGGGATACCGTAAATGGGCCGGAAAGCTGTCGTTACAGGGATCTGTTCCGTCATCTGGCACAATCGACCTTTATTTTTATCGCCGGCTCAAGCATCTCAGCACGGATAAGATGGAAGCCGAGCCGGAAATAGAGCCAGAATATCACGATTTACTCATTCATTACGCGGCCGGCATGATCCAATTCACCGAGGAAGAGTACGACAGGCCTGACGCAATGGGCAAATACAATCAACGAAAAGAAGAATACGCGGCGTATAAGATCAGTCAATTACCGCCGTCGTTCATAAGGATGGAATACCCATGA
- a CDS encoding XkdX family protein, translated as MPINWYPTIKRFYDAGRYTKADVAVFVVAGWITPEQYQEITGDVYTPPAA; from the coding sequence ATGCCGATTAACTGGTATCCGACGATTAAACGTTTTTACGATGCAGGGCGCTACACAAAGGCCGATGTCGCGGTTTTCGTTGTCGCTGGATGGATTACTCCAGAACAGTATCAAGAAATCACAGGTGACGTTTATACGCCGCCTGCAGCATAG
- a CDS encoding glucosaminidase domain-containing protein, whose product MRTKFKGQSVGRGNATTFNSKSLGGALQNTGSAFEAAGKKYGVDPILLAAIAMHETGNGTSSAVKGKNNVGGMMRRKGGLMEFGSLDEGIDAMASNLKRLYIDQGLTTIEQIQRKYAPVGAANDPTGLNKNWVNGVTKFYNMLKGVRG is encoded by the coding sequence ATACGAACAAAGTTTAAAGGTCAATCAGTAGGAAGGGGGAATGCCACAACCTTTAACAGCAAATCATTAGGCGGTGCCCTTCAAAATACCGGTTCGGCATTCGAAGCAGCAGGTAAAAAGTACGGCGTGGATCCGATATTACTTGCAGCGATTGCCATGCATGAGACAGGTAACGGCACATCAAGCGCAGTGAAGGGCAAAAACAACGTCGGCGGAATGATGCGAAGAAAAGGCGGTTTGATGGAGTTTGGAAGCCTTGATGAAGGAATTGACGCGATGGCAAGCAACTTAAAACGGTTGTACATCGATCAAGGACTAACAACCATCGAACAAATCCAACGTAAGTATGCTCCGGTTGGTGCGGCAAACGACCCAACTGGATTAAATAAGAATTGGGTTAATGGTGTTACGAAATTCTACAACATGCTTAAGGGGGTGAGGGGGTGA